The Balaenoptera acutorostrata chromosome 15, mBalAcu1.1, whole genome shotgun sequence genome contains a region encoding:
- the LOC103003019 gene encoding LOW QUALITY PROTEIN: olfactory receptor 1F1-like (The sequence of the model RefSeq protein was modified relative to this genomic sequence to represent the inferred CDS: substituted 2 bases at 2 genomic stop codons) has protein sequence MGETNQSSNSEFLLLGLSRQPQQQQLLFVLFLSRYLATVLGNLLILLAISTDSRLHIPVSFFLCNLSFVDICFSSTTVPKMLANHILRKQTIPFSRCLTQMYFVFMFMDMDNFLLAVMAYDHFVAVCHPLHYSANMTHQLCALLVTGSWVIANLDMLLHTLLMAXLSFCADNAIPQFFCDVTTLLKLSCSDTHLSEVMILIEARPIMSTPFVCILVSCILITCAVLRIQSTKGRWKAFSTCGSHLAMVFLFYGTIIFLYFNPLSSHSAEIDIAAAAMFSVVTPMLNPFIYSLRSQDIKEALGKVVAMNSHLPLQQKEXNT, from the exons ATGGGAGAGACAAACCAGTCAAGTAACTCTGAGTTCCTCCTCCTGGGGCTCTCCAGGcagccccagcagcagcagctcctCTTCGTGCTCTTCCTGAGTAGGTACCTGGCCACGGTCCTGGGAAACCTGCTCATCCTCTTGGCCATCAGCACGGACTCCCGCTTGCACATCCCCGTGTCCTTCTTCCTCTGCAACCTGTCCTTCGTGGACATCTGCTTCTCCTCCACCACTGTCCCCAAGATGCTGGCCAACCACATACTCAGGAAGCAGACCATCCCCTTCTCTAGGTGTCTCACGCAgatgtattttgttttcatgttcATGGACATGGACAATTTCCTCTTGGCTGTGATGGCCTATGACCACTTTGTTGCTGTATGCCACCCCTTACACTACTCAGCAAACATGACCCACCAGCTCTGTGCCCTGCTGGTCACTGGATCGTGGGTCATTGCCAACCTGGATATGCTGTTGCATACCCTGCTGATGGCTTGACTCTCATTCTGTGCAGACAATGCCATCCCCCAGTTCTTCTGTGATGTGACCACCCTCCTGAAACTCTCCTGCTCTGATACACACCTCAGTGAGGTGATGATTCTAATTGAAGCACGGCCAATAATGAGCACCCCATTTGTTTGCATCCTGGTATCATGTATCCTTATCACCTGTGCTGTCCTCAGAATCCAATCCACAAAGGGAAGATGGAAAGCCTTCTCCACCTGTGGCTCCCACCTGGCTATGGTTTTCCTCTTCTATGGCACCATCATATTTCTGTATTTCAACCCTTTATCCTCCCACTCAGCTGAGATAGACATAGCAGCTGCTGCGATGTTCTCTGTGGTGACTCCCATGCTGAACCCCTTCATCTACAGCCTGAGAAGCCAGGACATAAAAGAGGCTCTTGGAAAAGTGGTTGCTATGA actcccatttaccattgcaacaaaaagaataaaatacctag